The region GCAACGACGTGGCTGGCACCACGGCCGAAGGGGTCACCGAAGCCAAGACCATCGCCGACGCCGTTAGGGACGCGGATGTGGTTATCACCATGCTGCCCAACGGCGCGATTCTGCGCCAAGTCGCCGAAGAAGCAATCGCCCATATGGCCCCGGGCGCGCTGCTGGTCGACTGCTCAACCGTCGACGTGGAAAGCGCGCGCTTTGCAGCCGAGGCCGCGCAGAAGGCCGGGTTGCTCTTTGTCGATGCGCCTGTCTCCGGCGGCATTGGCGGCGCGCAGGGCGGCACCCTCACCTTCATGGCGGGTGGCGCGGAAGCAGCATTTGAAAAGGCCAAACCACTTTTCGACATCATGGGTCAGAAAGCCGTGCATTGCGGCGATGCAGGGGCGGGCCAAGCGGCGAAGATCTGCAACAACATGATCCTTGGCGCTACGATGATCGCCACCTGCGAGGCCTTCGCGCTGGCCGATAAACTGGGCCTTGACCGCGAACGGATGTTCGACGTGGTTAGCACCTCTTCCGGCTACTCATGGTCGATGAACGCCTATTGCCCGGCCCCCGGCGTTGGCCCGAAATCGCCTGCCGACAACGATTACAAACCGGGCTTCGCGGCGGAACTGATGCTCAAAGATCTGGGGCTGTCCCAACAGGCCGCGGAAATGGCCAATGCCGACACACCGATGGGCGCACTGGCCAAGGAACTCTACACCCGCTTCGTCGAAGAAGAAGGCGGTAAGGGCAAAGACTTCTCCGCCATGCTGCCCCGTTTCGAAAAGCGCGGTTGGCAAGGTTGAGCTGATCCACCCCACGCGGGAACGACCTGACCCGGGCAGGCGTTGGCTTCAGAATGAACCAATCTTTGGAGATCACCTGATGCGACGCCTGCTCATTACCACGATCCTAACCACCGCCTGCGCAACCGGCCCATTGGCCGCCGCGGGATCCGGCTTCGCTCCGGCACAGTCTGCCATCGCGTTTGATGCCAGCGGCCCGGATACGATTTGGCTCGCCAAAGACGATAAGGGCAAGGACAAGAAAGACAAAAAAGAGAAGAAGAAGGACAAGCGCGAGAAAAAGGCTGAGAAGAAGAAGGAAAAGCACGAGAAAAAGGTTGAAAAACACAAGGAAAAGAAGGCCAAGAAAGACGATAAGGTCAAGATCAAGATCAACGGTGATAAGGTCAAGATCAAGGGCGATGACATCAAACTGCCCAAAGGTGTGGACCGTGCCGAATTTAATGAGCGCGTGAACCGCTTCACGCAAGACCGCGATACCGTTGTAACCCGCCTTCTCAACACACCGGCACCCGAGGGCCGTGACATGGCCGTTATCCTTGGCGCAGCCGCATTGGCTCTGGCCGCGCCAGAGCTGAATGCAGCTGCCCTGCCTGAGGACGAGCTGATCACCTATCGCAACTGCCCCCCCGGTCTGG is a window of Sulfitobacter sp. W027 DNA encoding:
- the mmsB gene encoding 3-hydroxyisobutyrate dehydrogenase, which encodes MSNLTIGFIGLGNMGGPMAANLAAAGHTVRGNDVAGTTAEGVTEAKTIADAVRDADVVITMLPNGAILRQVAEEAIAHMAPGALLVDCSTVDVESARFAAEAAQKAGLLFVDAPVSGGIGGAQGGTLTFMAGGAEAAFEKAKPLFDIMGQKAVHCGDAGAGQAAKICNNMILGATMIATCEAFALADKLGLDRERMFDVVSTSSGYSWSMNAYCPAPGVGPKSPADNDYKPGFAAELMLKDLGLSQQAAEMANADTPMGALAKELYTRFVEEEGGKGKDFSAMLPRFEKRGWQG
- a CDS encoding transketolase, which translates into the protein MRRLLITTILTTACATGPLAAAGSGFAPAQSAIAFDASGPDTIWLAKDDKGKDKKDKKEKKKDKREKKAEKKKEKHEKKVEKHKEKKAKKDDKVKIKINGDKVKIKGDDIKLPKGVDRAEFNERVNRFTQDRDTVVTRLLNTPAPEGRDMAVILGAAALALAAPELNAAALPEDELITYRNCPPGLAKKDPPCVPPGLAKQGVTYEQWASYSDDELDTLLRERREPYLEADPLTERELLLLESNQIAQLYNLDAAPDGHRYALIDGQPVLLSNEDHTALLRINELARVPTIGSGINVAPTAALTQADLINLYRLAEPEEGYNYAVLNGQVISLQDSAYETLQLIRIARAVL